One stretch of Armigeres subalbatus isolate Guangzhou_Male chromosome 2, GZ_Asu_2, whole genome shotgun sequence DNA includes these proteins:
- the LOC134216189 gene encoding uncharacterized protein LOC134216189, whose protein sequence is MITKKIAFKVQEMELGFERLRMLTPVELSELSSRVLRIFQGPYDERINELIKTSNFTSMFKWIIRNIRTATDTGSKVIVALKSADLNKEQSNHHNLLLILGHYLKYNGVNTDEVKVFLDQLDLNVDNSLDLYHIFGLCKVLVKQRSTFFCAEWILTYIKDICRTHHTNNAITEAIVELYSDMVVFVSPHDALFNDTNTVLLSFIRKANKRSYSVALQRKIYDQVKYLIKAYPDYYESFEAIYSRMVSLIDGPHFAIKMSAVESLLYLFDDKWAFTVDTVSADFYRFQLKLYKCVTFAIDNTLCKDEKENLISAYMQLICGTICKSYCLRKNATLHLVEQACLNQLTQHKIHSIAKLLKCAMGIDPAALIQDSMEDILDMWISKGHKLAAFPWYFTTCESLDEFIKKHQYDIAFAILSNRPADLAQYCDIIKRTHGDVIKVS, encoded by the exons ATGATCACGAAAAAGATCGCGTTCAAGGTTCAGGAGATGGAGCTGGGATTTGAACGACTCAGGATGTTAACTCCGGTAGAATTAAGCGAATTGTCATCCAGAGTATTGAGAATATTCCAAGGTCCTTACGACGAGCGGATCAATGAGTTAATCAAAACAAGCAATTTTACAAGCATGTTCAAATGGATAATCCGAAACATTCGGACTGCTACAGACACGGGGTCAAAGGTAATTGTAGCACTAAAATCAGCAGACCTAAACAAAGAACAATCCAATCATCACAATTTGCTGTTGATTTTGGGTCATTACTTGAAATATAACGGAGTGAATACTGACGAAGTGAAGGTCTTTCTGGATCAATTAGATCTCAATGTAGACAACAGTTTAGATTTGTATCACATCTTTGGACTTTGCAAGGTTTTAGTGAAGCAGCGTTCGACTTTCTTCTGTGCCGAATGGATTCTCACCTATATCAAAGACATTTGTCGGACTCATCATACTAACAACGCCATAACCGAAGCGATTGTCGAGCTCTATTCAGATATGGTTGTTTTCGTCAGTCCGCATGATGCGTTGTTCAACGATACCAATACCGTGCTACTGTCTTTCATTCGAAAAGCCAACAAACGAAGTTACTCCGTCGCATTGCAACGGAAGATTTACGATCAAGTTAAATACCTTATCAAGGCGTATCCAGATTACTACGAATCGTTCGAAGCAATCTATTCCAGGATGGTCAGTTTAATTGATGGCCCACACTTTGCCATCAAGATGAGTGCCGTGGAAAGTTTGCTCTATTTGTTCGACGACAAGTGGGCTTTCACAGTGGATACGGTATCGGCTGATTTCTATCGCTTTCAACTGAAATTATACAAATGTGTGACGTTTGCAATAGAT AACACCTTGTGCAAGGATGAGAAAGAGAATCTAATTTCTGCCTACATGCAGTTGATTTGTGGAACCATTTGTAAAAGCTACTGCCTCAGAAAGAATGCGACCTTGCATTTGGTGGAACAGGCTTGTTTGAACCAACTGACGCAGC ATAAAATCCACTCCATTgcaaaactattgaaatgtgcTATGGGTATCGACCCGGCTGCCTTGATCCAAGATTCCATGGAAGATATTCTGGACATGTGGATTTCCAAGGGACACAAACTTGCAGC atttcCTTGGTATTTTACAACCTGCGAATCACTGGATGAGTTCATCAAAAAGCATCAGTATGACATTGCCTTTGCAATCCTATCAAACAGACCAGCGGATTTGGCACAGTACTGTGATATTATAAAGCGGACGCATGGTGACGTTATCAAGGTGAGTTGA